The following coding sequences lie in one Alosa alosa isolate M-15738 ecotype Scorff River chromosome 21, AALO_Geno_1.1, whole genome shotgun sequence genomic window:
- the arhgef6 gene encoding rho guanine nucleotide exchange factor 6 isoform X2, with protein sequence MNPEEQTVTWLISLGVLNSPKKNIADPEEFLKSCLRDGVVLCKLTERLLPGTNPKYCPDPRNESDCIANIREFLKGCSTLKIEGFDPEDLYTGENFGKVLNTLLAVNIATQDRGTERSCSQSSGSASSQFPSTHTQSASRSRSLRRQSKPAVEMAENGGSGGGGGGGGGGGGGGGGGNGQLMVKARFNFKQNNEDELSFNKGELIHVTRQEEGGWWEGTLNGRTGWFPSNYVREIKPCDKPVSPKAVKGFDVPQLTKNYYSVVVQDILEHEREFVKELQTVLSCYLRPLQASDKLSSADSATLIGNLEDILSFQQGLCVALEECTKVPEGQQRLGACYLNLMCQIRTFYLSYCSSHPSAVCVLTDHSEELDKFMESQGASSPGILTLTTSLSKPFMRLDKYPTLLQELERHVEEAHPDYSDILKANTAFKNLVMQCQDLRKRKNLELQILSEPVRGWDGDSMKSLGQVSYMSQVQVQSGTSEDKEERYFMLFPNVLVMLSASPRMSGFIYQGRMALSNTTVSKQLEDAENGVFTFEIAGGGVERTTVFCSSPQELQEWLEHLHTFTKGGSPVGTIKKAGEGKPMSMVGTPTHQSHMQTFSTPVANRGPLEPPKVPKPWSLSCLRPAPPLKPSAALGYKEDSSKSPRPMKKFLPKRKERKQSDDEFSLRKSTVALEEDAQILKVIEAYCTGASLQQTTAAVRKGSIPQVLLPDEEKIIVEEMKSNGQTVTEEKSLVDAVYALKDEVHELKKESKLMKQHLEEEQKLRRDLERMVRKLAKQKNDFAWDDSGH encoded by the exons ATGAATCCCGAGGAGCAAACCGTAACGTGGCTAATATCATTAGGAGTACTGAATTCCCCTAAAAAGAACATTGCCGATCCAGAAGAATTTCTGAAATCGTGTCTGAGAGATGGGGTCGTCTTGTGTAAGCTCACAGAACGGCTTCTACCCGGAACGAACCCAAAG TACTGCCCAGATCCCAGAAACGAGTCAGACTGTATTGCCAACATTCGGGAGTTTTTAAAAGGATGTTCTACTTTGAAAATTGAG GGCTTTGATCCAGAGGACCTGTATACAGGGGAGAATTTTGGCAAagtcctgaacacacttttggcAGTGAATATCGCCACTCAGG atcGAGGCACGGAGCGGTCATGTTCCCAGTCTAGCGGATCAGCAAGCAGCCAGTtcccgtccacacacacacagtccgccTCCAGGTCCAGGTCCCTGCGCAGACAATCGAAGCCAGCAGTG GAAATGGCTGAGAATGGgggcagtggaggaggaggaggaggaggcggcggcggcggcggcggcggaggTGGAGGAAATGGTCAGCTGATGGTAAAGGCCCGCTTCAACTTCAAGCAGAACAACGAGGACGAGCTGTCGTTCAACAAGGGCGAGCTCATCCACGTGACGCGGCAGGAGGAGGGTGGCTGGTGGGAGGGCACCCTCAACGGCAGGACCGGCTGGTTCCCCAGCAACTACGTGCGCGAGATCAAGCCCTGTG ACAAACCAGTCTCCCCCAAGGCTGTAAAGGGGTTTGACGTGCCTCAGCTAACCAAGAACTACTACAGCGTG GTGGTGCAGGACATCCTGGAGCACGAGCGGGAGTTTGTGAAGGAGCTGCAGACGGTGCTCAGCTGCTACCTGAGGCCCCTACAGGCCAGCGACAA GCTGTCCAGTGCAGACAGTGCCACCCTTATCGGGAACCTGGAGGATATCCTTAGCTTTCAACAAGGACTCTGCGTGGCCCTGGAAGAGTGCACCAA GGTTCCAGAGGGCCAGCAACGACTGGGCGCCTGCTATCTCAACCTCATGTGCCAGATCCGCACGTTCTACCTGTCCTACTGCTCCAGCCACCCCTCCGCTGTCTGTGTGCTCACTGATCACAG TGAGGAGCTGGACAAGTTCATGGAGAGCCAGGGGGCCAGCAGCCCAGGTATTCTGACCCTGACCACCAGCCTCAGCAAGCCCTTCATGAGGCTGGACAAGTACCCCACCCTGCTGCAGGAGTTGGAGAGACACGTGGAG GAAGCCCATCCTGACTACAGTGACATCCTGAAAGCAAACACTGCCTTCAAGAACCTCGTG ATGCAGTGTCAGGACCTGCGTAAGCGCAAGAACCTGGAGCTGCAGATCCTGTCGGAGCCGGTGCGGGGCTGGGACGGCGACAGCATGAAGTCCCTGGGCCAGGTGTCCTACATGTCCCAGGTGCAGGTGCAGAGTGGCACCAGCGAG GACAAGGAGGAGCGCTACTTCATGCTCTTCCCAAACGTGTTGGTCATGCTCTCCGCCAGCCCCCGCATGAGTGGCTTCATCTACCAG GGAAGAATGGCATTATCCAACACAACAGTATCCAAACAGCTCGAGGATGCAGAAAACGGCGTCTTCACATTTGAGATCGCAG GGGGCGGTGTGGAGCGCACCACAGTGTTCTGCAGCAGCCCGCAGGAGCTACAGGAATGGTTGGAGCACCTGCACACCTTCACCAAAGGCGGAAGCCCGGTTGGCACTATTAAGAAG GCTGGGGAAGGTAAGCCCATGAGTATGGTAGGGACCCCAACGCACCAAAGCCACATGCAGACCTTCAGCACTCCCGTGGCCAATCGAGGGCCCCTCGAGCCCCCCAAAGTCCCCAAGCCCTGGTCCCTCAGCTGCCTCAGGCCTGCACCCCCCCTCAAGCCTTCGGCTGCCCTCGGCTACAAAGAG GACTCCAGTAAGAGCCCGCGGCCTATGAAGAAATTCCTCCccaagaggaaggagagaaagcagTCCGATGATGAATTCTCGCTCCGCAAAA gcacagTAGCTCTAGAGGAGGACGCTCAGATCTTGAAGGTGATAGAAGCGTACTGCACCGGGGCCAGCCTTCAGCAGACCaccgcag ctgttcgGAAAGGGAGTATCCCACAGGTTCTACTGCCAGATGAAGAGAAGATCATAGTGGAGGAGATGAAGAGCAATGGACAGACGGTGacagaggagaa AAGCCTTGTTGATGCTGTGTATGCACTGAAGGACGAGGTCCATGAACTGAAAAAG GAGAGTAAGTTGATGAAGCAGCAtctggaggaggagcagaagtTGCGCAGGGACTTGGAGCGGATGGTGCGCAAACTGGCCAAGCAGAAGAACGATTTCGCCTGGGACGACTCTGGCCACTAA
- the arhgef6 gene encoding rho guanine nucleotide exchange factor 6 isoform X4: MSGGCISQLYIVRSVPVYCPDPRNESDCIANIREFLKGCSTLKIEGFDPEDLYTGENFGKVLNTLLAVNIATQDRGTERSCSQSSGSASSQFPSTHTQSASRSRSLRRQSKPAVEMAENGGSGGGGGGGGGGGGGGGGGNGQLMVKARFNFKQNNEDELSFNKGELIHVTRQEEGGWWEGTLNGRTGWFPSNYVREIKPCDKPVSPKAVKGFDVPQLTKNYYSVVVQDILEHEREFVKELQTVLSCYLRPLQASDKLSSADSATLIGNLEDILSFQQGLCVALEECTKVPEGQQRLGACYLNLMCQIRTFYLSYCSSHPSAVCVLTDHSEELDKFMESQGASSPGILTLTTSLSKPFMRLDKYPTLLQELERHVEEAHPDYSDILKANTAFKNLVMQCQDLRKRKNLELQILSEPVRGWDGDSMKSLGQVSYMSQVQVQSGTSEDKEERYFMLFPNVLVMLSASPRMSGFIYQGRMALSNTTVSKQLEDAENGVFTFEIAGGGVERTTVFCSSPQELQEWLEHLHTFTKGGSPVGTIKKAGEGKPMSMVGTPTHQSHMQTFSTPVANRGPLEPPKVPKPWSLSCLRPAPPLKPSAALGYKERMSYILKDSSKSPRPMKKFLPKRKERKQSDDEFSLRKSTVALEEDAQILKVIEAYCTGASLQQTTAAVRKGSIPQVLLPDEEKIIVEEMKSNGQTVTEEKSLVDAVYALKDEVHELKKESKLMKQHLEEEQKLRRDLERMVRKLAKQKNDFAWDDSGH, encoded by the exons ATGTCGGGTGGATGCATCTCACAATTGTATATCGTTCGCTCTGTCCCAGTG TACTGCCCAGATCCCAGAAACGAGTCAGACTGTATTGCCAACATTCGGGAGTTTTTAAAAGGATGTTCTACTTTGAAAATTGAG GGCTTTGATCCAGAGGACCTGTATACAGGGGAGAATTTTGGCAAagtcctgaacacacttttggcAGTGAATATCGCCACTCAGG atcGAGGCACGGAGCGGTCATGTTCCCAGTCTAGCGGATCAGCAAGCAGCCAGTtcccgtccacacacacacagtccgccTCCAGGTCCAGGTCCCTGCGCAGACAATCGAAGCCAGCAGTG GAAATGGCTGAGAATGGgggcagtggaggaggaggaggaggaggcggcggcggcggcggcggcggaggTGGAGGAAATGGTCAGCTGATGGTAAAGGCCCGCTTCAACTTCAAGCAGAACAACGAGGACGAGCTGTCGTTCAACAAGGGCGAGCTCATCCACGTGACGCGGCAGGAGGAGGGTGGCTGGTGGGAGGGCACCCTCAACGGCAGGACCGGCTGGTTCCCCAGCAACTACGTGCGCGAGATCAAGCCCTGTG ACAAACCAGTCTCCCCCAAGGCTGTAAAGGGGTTTGACGTGCCTCAGCTAACCAAGAACTACTACAGCGTG GTGGTGCAGGACATCCTGGAGCACGAGCGGGAGTTTGTGAAGGAGCTGCAGACGGTGCTCAGCTGCTACCTGAGGCCCCTACAGGCCAGCGACAA GCTGTCCAGTGCAGACAGTGCCACCCTTATCGGGAACCTGGAGGATATCCTTAGCTTTCAACAAGGACTCTGCGTGGCCCTGGAAGAGTGCACCAA GGTTCCAGAGGGCCAGCAACGACTGGGCGCCTGCTATCTCAACCTCATGTGCCAGATCCGCACGTTCTACCTGTCCTACTGCTCCAGCCACCCCTCCGCTGTCTGTGTGCTCACTGATCACAG TGAGGAGCTGGACAAGTTCATGGAGAGCCAGGGGGCCAGCAGCCCAGGTATTCTGACCCTGACCACCAGCCTCAGCAAGCCCTTCATGAGGCTGGACAAGTACCCCACCCTGCTGCAGGAGTTGGAGAGACACGTGGAG GAAGCCCATCCTGACTACAGTGACATCCTGAAAGCAAACACTGCCTTCAAGAACCTCGTG ATGCAGTGTCAGGACCTGCGTAAGCGCAAGAACCTGGAGCTGCAGATCCTGTCGGAGCCGGTGCGGGGCTGGGACGGCGACAGCATGAAGTCCCTGGGCCAGGTGTCCTACATGTCCCAGGTGCAGGTGCAGAGTGGCACCAGCGAG GACAAGGAGGAGCGCTACTTCATGCTCTTCCCAAACGTGTTGGTCATGCTCTCCGCCAGCCCCCGCATGAGTGGCTTCATCTACCAG GGAAGAATGGCATTATCCAACACAACAGTATCCAAACAGCTCGAGGATGCAGAAAACGGCGTCTTCACATTTGAGATCGCAG GGGGCGGTGTGGAGCGCACCACAGTGTTCTGCAGCAGCCCGCAGGAGCTACAGGAATGGTTGGAGCACCTGCACACCTTCACCAAAGGCGGAAGCCCGGTTGGCACTATTAAGAAG GCTGGGGAAGGTAAGCCCATGAGTATGGTAGGGACCCCAACGCACCAAAGCCACATGCAGACCTTCAGCACTCCCGTGGCCAATCGAGGGCCCCTCGAGCCCCCCAAAGTCCCCAAGCCCTGGTCCCTCAGCTGCCTCAGGCCTGCACCCCCCCTCAAGCCTTCGGCTGCCCTCGGCTACAAAGAG AGGATGTCTTATATCCTGAAG GACTCCAGTAAGAGCCCGCGGCCTATGAAGAAATTCCTCCccaagaggaaggagagaaagcagTCCGATGATGAATTCTCGCTCCGCAAAA gcacagTAGCTCTAGAGGAGGACGCTCAGATCTTGAAGGTGATAGAAGCGTACTGCACCGGGGCCAGCCTTCAGCAGACCaccgcag ctgttcgGAAAGGGAGTATCCCACAGGTTCTACTGCCAGATGAAGAGAAGATCATAGTGGAGGAGATGAAGAGCAATGGACAGACGGTGacagaggagaa AAGCCTTGTTGATGCTGTGTATGCACTGAAGGACGAGGTCCATGAACTGAAAAAG GAGAGTAAGTTGATGAAGCAGCAtctggaggaggagcagaagtTGCGCAGGGACTTGGAGCGGATGGTGCGCAAACTGGCCAAGCAGAAGAACGATTTCGCCTGGGACGACTCTGGCCACTAA
- the arhgef6 gene encoding rho guanine nucleotide exchange factor 6 isoform X3, giving the protein MVGTCSGAIQNNFDLFAHSVLFLKDVGWMHLTIYCPDPRNESDCIANIREFLKGCSTLKIEGFDPEDLYTGENFGKVLNTLLAVNIATQDRGTERSCSQSSGSASSQFPSTHTQSASRSRSLRRQSKPAVEMAENGGSGGGGGGGGGGGGGGGGGNGQLMVKARFNFKQNNEDELSFNKGELIHVTRQEEGGWWEGTLNGRTGWFPSNYVREIKPCDKPVSPKAVKGFDVPQLTKNYYSVVVQDILEHEREFVKELQTVLSCYLRPLQASDKLSSADSATLIGNLEDILSFQQGLCVALEECTKVPEGQQRLGACYLNLMCQIRTFYLSYCSSHPSAVCVLTDHSEELDKFMESQGASSPGILTLTTSLSKPFMRLDKYPTLLQELERHVEEAHPDYSDILKANTAFKNLVMQCQDLRKRKNLELQILSEPVRGWDGDSMKSLGQVSYMSQVQVQSGTSEDKEERYFMLFPNVLVMLSASPRMSGFIYQGRMALSNTTVSKQLEDAENGVFTFEIAGGGVERTTVFCSSPQELQEWLEHLHTFTKGGSPVGTIKKAGEGKPMSMVGTPTHQSHMQTFSTPVANRGPLEPPKVPKPWSLSCLRPAPPLKPSAALGYKERMSYILKDSSKSPRPMKKFLPKRKERKQSDDEFSLRKSTVALEEDAQILKVIEAYCTGASLQQTTAAVRKGSIPQVLLPDEEKIIVEEMKSNGQTVTEEKSLVDAVYALKDEVHELKKESKLMKQHLEEEQKLRRDLERMVRKLAKQKNDFAWDDSGH; this is encoded by the exons ATGGTCGGGACATGTAGTGGGGCAATCCAAAATAATTTTGATTTGTTTGCGCATAGCGTATTATTTCTAAAAGATGTCGGGTGGATGCATCTCACAATT TACTGCCCAGATCCCAGAAACGAGTCAGACTGTATTGCCAACATTCGGGAGTTTTTAAAAGGATGTTCTACTTTGAAAATTGAG GGCTTTGATCCAGAGGACCTGTATACAGGGGAGAATTTTGGCAAagtcctgaacacacttttggcAGTGAATATCGCCACTCAGG atcGAGGCACGGAGCGGTCATGTTCCCAGTCTAGCGGATCAGCAAGCAGCCAGTtcccgtccacacacacacagtccgccTCCAGGTCCAGGTCCCTGCGCAGACAATCGAAGCCAGCAGTG GAAATGGCTGAGAATGGgggcagtggaggaggaggaggaggaggcggcggcggcggcggcggcggaggTGGAGGAAATGGTCAGCTGATGGTAAAGGCCCGCTTCAACTTCAAGCAGAACAACGAGGACGAGCTGTCGTTCAACAAGGGCGAGCTCATCCACGTGACGCGGCAGGAGGAGGGTGGCTGGTGGGAGGGCACCCTCAACGGCAGGACCGGCTGGTTCCCCAGCAACTACGTGCGCGAGATCAAGCCCTGTG ACAAACCAGTCTCCCCCAAGGCTGTAAAGGGGTTTGACGTGCCTCAGCTAACCAAGAACTACTACAGCGTG GTGGTGCAGGACATCCTGGAGCACGAGCGGGAGTTTGTGAAGGAGCTGCAGACGGTGCTCAGCTGCTACCTGAGGCCCCTACAGGCCAGCGACAA GCTGTCCAGTGCAGACAGTGCCACCCTTATCGGGAACCTGGAGGATATCCTTAGCTTTCAACAAGGACTCTGCGTGGCCCTGGAAGAGTGCACCAA GGTTCCAGAGGGCCAGCAACGACTGGGCGCCTGCTATCTCAACCTCATGTGCCAGATCCGCACGTTCTACCTGTCCTACTGCTCCAGCCACCCCTCCGCTGTCTGTGTGCTCACTGATCACAG TGAGGAGCTGGACAAGTTCATGGAGAGCCAGGGGGCCAGCAGCCCAGGTATTCTGACCCTGACCACCAGCCTCAGCAAGCCCTTCATGAGGCTGGACAAGTACCCCACCCTGCTGCAGGAGTTGGAGAGACACGTGGAG GAAGCCCATCCTGACTACAGTGACATCCTGAAAGCAAACACTGCCTTCAAGAACCTCGTG ATGCAGTGTCAGGACCTGCGTAAGCGCAAGAACCTGGAGCTGCAGATCCTGTCGGAGCCGGTGCGGGGCTGGGACGGCGACAGCATGAAGTCCCTGGGCCAGGTGTCCTACATGTCCCAGGTGCAGGTGCAGAGTGGCACCAGCGAG GACAAGGAGGAGCGCTACTTCATGCTCTTCCCAAACGTGTTGGTCATGCTCTCCGCCAGCCCCCGCATGAGTGGCTTCATCTACCAG GGAAGAATGGCATTATCCAACACAACAGTATCCAAACAGCTCGAGGATGCAGAAAACGGCGTCTTCACATTTGAGATCGCAG GGGGCGGTGTGGAGCGCACCACAGTGTTCTGCAGCAGCCCGCAGGAGCTACAGGAATGGTTGGAGCACCTGCACACCTTCACCAAAGGCGGAAGCCCGGTTGGCACTATTAAGAAG GCTGGGGAAGGTAAGCCCATGAGTATGGTAGGGACCCCAACGCACCAAAGCCACATGCAGACCTTCAGCACTCCCGTGGCCAATCGAGGGCCCCTCGAGCCCCCCAAAGTCCCCAAGCCCTGGTCCCTCAGCTGCCTCAGGCCTGCACCCCCCCTCAAGCCTTCGGCTGCCCTCGGCTACAAAGAG AGGATGTCTTATATCCTGAAG GACTCCAGTAAGAGCCCGCGGCCTATGAAGAAATTCCTCCccaagaggaaggagagaaagcagTCCGATGATGAATTCTCGCTCCGCAAAA gcacagTAGCTCTAGAGGAGGACGCTCAGATCTTGAAGGTGATAGAAGCGTACTGCACCGGGGCCAGCCTTCAGCAGACCaccgcag ctgttcgGAAAGGGAGTATCCCACAGGTTCTACTGCCAGATGAAGAGAAGATCATAGTGGAGGAGATGAAGAGCAATGGACAGACGGTGacagaggagaa AAGCCTTGTTGATGCTGTGTATGCACTGAAGGACGAGGTCCATGAACTGAAAAAG GAGAGTAAGTTGATGAAGCAGCAtctggaggaggagcagaagtTGCGCAGGGACTTGGAGCGGATGGTGCGCAAACTGGCCAAGCAGAAGAACGATTTCGCCTGGGACGACTCTGGCCACTAA
- the arhgef6 gene encoding rho guanine nucleotide exchange factor 6 isoform X1: MNPEEQTVTWLISLGVLNSPKKNIADPEEFLKSCLRDGVVLCKLTERLLPGTNPKYCPDPRNESDCIANIREFLKGCSTLKIEGFDPEDLYTGENFGKVLNTLLAVNIATQDRGTERSCSQSSGSASSQFPSTHTQSASRSRSLRRQSKPAVEMAENGGSGGGGGGGGGGGGGGGGGNGQLMVKARFNFKQNNEDELSFNKGELIHVTRQEEGGWWEGTLNGRTGWFPSNYVREIKPCDKPVSPKAVKGFDVPQLTKNYYSVVVQDILEHEREFVKELQTVLSCYLRPLQASDKLSSADSATLIGNLEDILSFQQGLCVALEECTKVPEGQQRLGACYLNLMCQIRTFYLSYCSSHPSAVCVLTDHSEELDKFMESQGASSPGILTLTTSLSKPFMRLDKYPTLLQELERHVEEAHPDYSDILKANTAFKNLVMQCQDLRKRKNLELQILSEPVRGWDGDSMKSLGQVSYMSQVQVQSGTSEDKEERYFMLFPNVLVMLSASPRMSGFIYQGRMALSNTTVSKQLEDAENGVFTFEIAGGGVERTTVFCSSPQELQEWLEHLHTFTKGGSPVGTIKKAGEGKPMSMVGTPTHQSHMQTFSTPVANRGPLEPPKVPKPWSLSCLRPAPPLKPSAALGYKERMSYILKDSSKSPRPMKKFLPKRKERKQSDDEFSLRKSTVALEEDAQILKVIEAYCTGASLQQTTAAVRKGSIPQVLLPDEEKIIVEEMKSNGQTVTEEKSLVDAVYALKDEVHELKKESKLMKQHLEEEQKLRRDLERMVRKLAKQKNDFAWDDSGH; this comes from the exons ATGAATCCCGAGGAGCAAACCGTAACGTGGCTAATATCATTAGGAGTACTGAATTCCCCTAAAAAGAACATTGCCGATCCAGAAGAATTTCTGAAATCGTGTCTGAGAGATGGGGTCGTCTTGTGTAAGCTCACAGAACGGCTTCTACCCGGAACGAACCCAAAG TACTGCCCAGATCCCAGAAACGAGTCAGACTGTATTGCCAACATTCGGGAGTTTTTAAAAGGATGTTCTACTTTGAAAATTGAG GGCTTTGATCCAGAGGACCTGTATACAGGGGAGAATTTTGGCAAagtcctgaacacacttttggcAGTGAATATCGCCACTCAGG atcGAGGCACGGAGCGGTCATGTTCCCAGTCTAGCGGATCAGCAAGCAGCCAGTtcccgtccacacacacacagtccgccTCCAGGTCCAGGTCCCTGCGCAGACAATCGAAGCCAGCAGTG GAAATGGCTGAGAATGGgggcagtggaggaggaggaggaggaggcggcggcggcggcggcggcggaggTGGAGGAAATGGTCAGCTGATGGTAAAGGCCCGCTTCAACTTCAAGCAGAACAACGAGGACGAGCTGTCGTTCAACAAGGGCGAGCTCATCCACGTGACGCGGCAGGAGGAGGGTGGCTGGTGGGAGGGCACCCTCAACGGCAGGACCGGCTGGTTCCCCAGCAACTACGTGCGCGAGATCAAGCCCTGTG ACAAACCAGTCTCCCCCAAGGCTGTAAAGGGGTTTGACGTGCCTCAGCTAACCAAGAACTACTACAGCGTG GTGGTGCAGGACATCCTGGAGCACGAGCGGGAGTTTGTGAAGGAGCTGCAGACGGTGCTCAGCTGCTACCTGAGGCCCCTACAGGCCAGCGACAA GCTGTCCAGTGCAGACAGTGCCACCCTTATCGGGAACCTGGAGGATATCCTTAGCTTTCAACAAGGACTCTGCGTGGCCCTGGAAGAGTGCACCAA GGTTCCAGAGGGCCAGCAACGACTGGGCGCCTGCTATCTCAACCTCATGTGCCAGATCCGCACGTTCTACCTGTCCTACTGCTCCAGCCACCCCTCCGCTGTCTGTGTGCTCACTGATCACAG TGAGGAGCTGGACAAGTTCATGGAGAGCCAGGGGGCCAGCAGCCCAGGTATTCTGACCCTGACCACCAGCCTCAGCAAGCCCTTCATGAGGCTGGACAAGTACCCCACCCTGCTGCAGGAGTTGGAGAGACACGTGGAG GAAGCCCATCCTGACTACAGTGACATCCTGAAAGCAAACACTGCCTTCAAGAACCTCGTG ATGCAGTGTCAGGACCTGCGTAAGCGCAAGAACCTGGAGCTGCAGATCCTGTCGGAGCCGGTGCGGGGCTGGGACGGCGACAGCATGAAGTCCCTGGGCCAGGTGTCCTACATGTCCCAGGTGCAGGTGCAGAGTGGCACCAGCGAG GACAAGGAGGAGCGCTACTTCATGCTCTTCCCAAACGTGTTGGTCATGCTCTCCGCCAGCCCCCGCATGAGTGGCTTCATCTACCAG GGAAGAATGGCATTATCCAACACAACAGTATCCAAACAGCTCGAGGATGCAGAAAACGGCGTCTTCACATTTGAGATCGCAG GGGGCGGTGTGGAGCGCACCACAGTGTTCTGCAGCAGCCCGCAGGAGCTACAGGAATGGTTGGAGCACCTGCACACCTTCACCAAAGGCGGAAGCCCGGTTGGCACTATTAAGAAG GCTGGGGAAGGTAAGCCCATGAGTATGGTAGGGACCCCAACGCACCAAAGCCACATGCAGACCTTCAGCACTCCCGTGGCCAATCGAGGGCCCCTCGAGCCCCCCAAAGTCCCCAAGCCCTGGTCCCTCAGCTGCCTCAGGCCTGCACCCCCCCTCAAGCCTTCGGCTGCCCTCGGCTACAAAGAG AGGATGTCTTATATCCTGAAG GACTCCAGTAAGAGCCCGCGGCCTATGAAGAAATTCCTCCccaagaggaaggagagaaagcagTCCGATGATGAATTCTCGCTCCGCAAAA gcacagTAGCTCTAGAGGAGGACGCTCAGATCTTGAAGGTGATAGAAGCGTACTGCACCGGGGCCAGCCTTCAGCAGACCaccgcag ctgttcgGAAAGGGAGTATCCCACAGGTTCTACTGCCAGATGAAGAGAAGATCATAGTGGAGGAGATGAAGAGCAATGGACAGACGGTGacagaggagaa AAGCCTTGTTGATGCTGTGTATGCACTGAAGGACGAGGTCCATGAACTGAAAAAG GAGAGTAAGTTGATGAAGCAGCAtctggaggaggagcagaagtTGCGCAGGGACTTGGAGCGGATGGTGCGCAAACTGGCCAAGCAGAAGAACGATTTCGCCTGGGACGACTCTGGCCACTAA